The following DNA comes from Pseudoalteromonas aliena SW19.
ATCACACCCGCCATTATTTCAACTAAAGTGCCATTTTTAAGCTCCTCGTTAATGGCTATTTTTGATTTAATTGCAATGCCATGTCCTGCAATAGCAGCTTGAGTCATGTTGTCTGAGTTTGAAATAGTAAAACGAGTTTTAGCATTAAAAGTATGTATTTTTTTGTGTTCGTCAAACAGTTTTAATTGCCGTTGCCACGGCAAACATACCCAATAATGTTCGCTCAACTGCATTAAATTTTTAGGCATACCGTGTTTTTCTATATAACTCGGCGCTGCGCAAAGTATTCGGCTATTATTTACTATTTTTCGCGACAGCAATCCTGAGTCATTTAACTGCCCTACTCGAATCGCCACGTCTTGCGCGTCATCAACCACATTTACAAAATGATCGGTTATTAAAAAATCAAGTTTTAGCTCAGGATAAGCCTGCTCTAACTCATTAAGTTTAGGCATTACATATTTTGAAAAAACCCAAGGTGGCATAGTCACGCGTAATAAACCGCTCACTGATGAACTTCGTGCACCGATACTATGCTCTGCGTCCTGCAGTGCTTCTATTATGGCGCCAACTCGGGTATAAAATATTTCTCCTGCGGGAGATAATCGTATTCGTCGGCTATCTCTAAAAACAAGCACGGTAGCAAGTTCGCGCTCTAATTTACT
Coding sequences within:
- a CDS encoding LysR family transcriptional regulator, producing the protein MYNLSDLETFIAVVENKGVLAAAREQRLSPATVSHRLSKLERELATVLVFRDSRRIRLSPAGEIFYTRVGAIIEALQDAEHSIGARSSSVSGLLRVTMPPWVFSKYVMPKLNELEQAYPELKLDFLITDHFVNVVDDAQDVAIRVGQLNDSGLLSRKIVNNSRILCAAPSYIEKHGMPKNLMQLSEHYWVCLPWQRQLKLFDEHKKIHTFNAKTRFTISNSDNMTQAAIAGHGIAIKSKIAINEELKNGTLVEIMAGVMAQSDAPVWFLRPQNSLTTRKTDVFYDFMKSLFLSCK